One Orcinus orca chromosome 7, mOrcOrc1.1, whole genome shotgun sequence genomic window carries:
- the LOC105747877 gene encoding SERTA domain-containing protein 1-like, producing the protein MMLSKGLKQKREEEEEGKEALAVDTWWLDPGHPAVAHAPPAVASRSLFDLSVLKLHHSLRQSEPDLQHLVLVVNTLQRIQACMAPTAALPPMPSLPTAPGIADNLLASSDASLSASMASLLEDLSHIEGLSQAPQPLVDEGPPRHPTGGAAPSLGALDLLGPATGCLLVDGLEGLFEDTDTMYDRELWAPASDGHKSSPEDGPGKEEAPELDEAELDYLMDVLVGTQALERPPGPGC; encoded by the coding sequence ATGATGCTGagcaagggcctgaagcaaaagcgagaggaggaggaggaggggaaagaagcCCTGGCAGTCGACACCTGGTGGCTGGATCCTGGCCACCCAGCAGTGGCACACGCACCCCCAGCCGTGGCCTCCCGTTCCCTCTTTGACCTTTCGGTGCTCAAGCTCCACCACAGCCTGCGGCAGAGTGAACCGGACCTGCAGCACCTGGTGCTGGTAGTGAACACACTGCAGCGAATTCAGGCGTGCATGGCACCCACAGCTGCTCTGCCACCTATGCCCAGCCTGCCTACAGCCCCAGGCATAGCTGACAACCTGCTGGCCAGCTCTGATGCCTCCCTCTCAGCCTCCATGGCCAGCCTTCTGGAGGACCTCAGCCATATTGAGGGCCTGAGccaggctccccagcccctggtagaTGAGGGGCCACCACGCCACCCCACTGGGGGAGCCGCACCCAGCTTGGGTGCCTTGGACCTGCTCGGCCCAGCCACTGGATGTCTGCTGGTCGATGGGCTTGAGGGCCTGTTTGAGGACACTGACACAATGTATGACCGTGAACTTTGGGCACCAGCCTCTGACGGCCACAAATCCAGCCCTGAGGATGGGCCAGGCAAGGAAGAAGCTCCAGAGCTGGATGAGGCCGAACTGGACTACCTCATGGACGTGCTGGTGGGTACACAGGCACTGGAGCGGCCACCAGGGCCAGGGTGCTGA